From Sphingomonas hengshuiensis, one genomic window encodes:
- a CDS encoding SIMPL domain-containing protein: MFRTALIATAAVAAFHAVPAAAQGLPAAATILAEGTLLEISAEGTSTRVPDLALIQAGVTTLQPSAAEAMRENASRMGAVLAALKGAGIAARDIQTSSIALSPQYRYVENQPPVLTGYQATNQVSVRFRDIARSGRILDLLVAQGANNLQGPTLVIEKPQAALDEARVAAIATARARAELYAKAAGLSVARIVSIAEAGASPQPMPMPAFTARSKEAASDTQVAAGENELTVAVTVRFLLK; this comes from the coding sequence ATGTTTCGTACCGCCCTGATCGCGACCGCAGCAGTCGCCGCCTTTCACGCCGTGCCAGCAGCGGCGCAGGGGTTGCCGGCTGCGGCCACGATCCTTGCCGAGGGCACGCTGCTCGAAATCTCCGCCGAGGGCACCAGCACGCGGGTGCCCGATCTCGCGCTGATCCAGGCCGGGGTGACCACGCTCCAGCCGAGCGCCGCCGAGGCGATGCGCGAGAATGCGTCGCGGATGGGGGCGGTGCTCGCGGCGCTGAAGGGCGCCGGGATCGCCGCGCGCGATATCCAGACGAGCAGCATCGCGCTGAGCCCGCAATATCGCTATGTCGAGAACCAGCCGCCTGTGCTGACCGGGTATCAGGCGACCAACCAGGTCAGCGTGCGCTTTCGCGACATCGCCCGCAGCGGCCGCATCCTCGACCTTCTCGTGGCGCAGGGCGCGAACAACCTGCAGGGGCCGACGCTGGTGATCGAGAAGCCACAGGCTGCGCTCGACGAGGCGCGGGTTGCCGCGATCGCCACGGCGCGGGCGCGGGCCGAGCTCTATGCCAAGGCGGCGGGACTGTCGGTCGCGCGGATCGTGTCGATCGCCGAAGCCGGCGCGTCGCCTCAGCCGATGCCGATGCCCGCGTTCACGGCGCGCTCCAAGGAGGCGGCGTCGGACACCCAGGTTGCGGCGGGCGAGAATGAGCTGACCGTCGCAGTGACGGTGCGCTTCCTGCTCAAGTGA
- a CDS encoding GlsB/YeaQ/YmgE family stress response membrane protein, which yields MPTGIIGWLLIGLVAGALGKLLMPGRDPGGIIVTILLGIAGALLAFYLTPLLGLDVRDSTWQAYAAATAGSVVLLALYRMVMVRRT from the coding sequence ATGCCCACGGGGATTATCGGTTGGCTTCTGATCGGCCTGGTCGCCGGTGCGTTGGGTAAGCTTCTCATGCCGGGCAGGGACCCCGGCGGCATCATCGTGACGATTCTGCTCGGCATCGCCGGCGCGTTGCTGGCCTTTTACCTGACGCCGCTGCTCGGCCTCGACGTGCGCGACAGCACGTGGCAGGCCTATGCCGCCGCGACCGCGGGATCGGTCGTGCTGCTGGCGTTGTACCGGATGGTGATGGTCCGCCGCACCTGA
- a CDS encoding efflux RND transporter periplasmic adaptor subunit yields the protein MKYEGRMLGRQERLEFTGEETGVRSRRWIWIGALVVVILAAAAFFLLNGSSDDAAKGAAGAPGQSQIPTVTVAVPGRKTVQTVITGTGSLAARREMPVGVAGEGGMVTRVLVEPGSWVGAGQVLATVDRSVQAQTAESLAASVRVAQADARLAQAELDRAQKLVANGFISKADIDRKTAARDQALARVRVAQAQLSETDARNRRLDIRAPAAGLVLTRGVEPGQIVSSGSGVLFRLAMGGQMELRTQLAEIDLQRLRAGAPAEVTPTGTTQTFKGEVWQVSPIIDPQTRQGIARIALAYDAALRPGGFASARIVAGATQAVTLPQSAIQSDAQGNFVYTLNAKNEAVRVPVTLGEVSEAGVAIASGLAGNERVVLTAGAFLNPGQKVIPNLQPQK from the coding sequence ATGAAGTACGAGGGCAGGATGTTGGGACGGCAGGAACGGCTGGAGTTCACCGGCGAAGAGACCGGGGTACGCAGCCGCCGGTGGATCTGGATCGGTGCATTGGTGGTGGTTATCCTCGCCGCCGCCGCGTTCTTCCTTCTGAACGGCAGCAGCGACGACGCGGCGAAGGGCGCCGCCGGGGCTCCCGGGCAATCGCAGATCCCGACCGTCACGGTCGCGGTCCCCGGGCGCAAGACCGTGCAGACCGTGATCACCGGCACCGGCAGCCTGGCGGCGCGGCGCGAAATGCCCGTCGGCGTCGCCGGCGAAGGCGGGATGGTGACGCGCGTGCTCGTCGAGCCCGGCAGCTGGGTCGGCGCGGGACAGGTGCTCGCAACGGTCGATCGCTCGGTCCAGGCGCAGACCGCCGAATCGCTCGCCGCATCGGTCCGCGTGGCACAGGCCGACGCCCGGCTCGCCCAGGCCGAACTCGACCGCGCGCAGAAACTGGTCGCAAACGGATTCATTTCCAAGGCCGATATCGATCGCAAGACCGCGGCGCGCGACCAGGCGCTGGCGCGGGTCCGCGTCGCGCAGGCACAGCTTTCGGAGACCGACGCGCGCAACCGCCGGCTGGATATCCGCGCCCCCGCCGCTGGACTGGTGCTGACGCGCGGCGTCGAGCCGGGCCAGATCGTCAGCTCGGGCAGCGGCGTGCTCTTCCGCCTCGCAATGGGTGGACAGATGGAATTGCGCACCCAGCTTGCCGAGATAGACCTGCAACGGCTGCGCGCCGGGGCACCGGCCGAAGTGACTCCCACCGGCACCACCCAGACGTTCAAGGGCGAAGTGTGGCAGGTGTCGCCGATCATCGATCCGCAGACGCGCCAGGGCATTGCGCGCATCGCGCTCGCTTATGATGCCGCGCTGCGCCCCGGCGGCTTCGCCAGCGCGCGGATCGTCGCCGGCGCGACCCAGGCGGTCACGCTTCCGCAATCGGCGATACAGAGCGACGCGCAGGGCAATTTCGTCTATACGCTGAACGCCAAGAATGAAGCGGTGCGCGTGCCCGTAACGCTCGGCGAGGTGTCCGAAGCCGGGGTGGCGATCGCCAGCGGGCTTGCGGGCAATGAGCGCGTCGTGCTCACTGCGGGTGCGTTCCTGAATCCCGGCCAGAAGGTGATACCGAACCTTCAGCCCCAGAAGTAA
- a CDS encoding efflux RND transporter permease subunit: MSFRNISAWCIRNPVPPIVLFIALTVAGLVSFMRMDVNNDPDIDFPIVWVSISQPGAAPSELETQITQKVEAAVRSLQGIDQIESTVSEGNAQTVIQLAIGTPIDRAVTDVRDAISQIRGDLPEGILEPQVGRVDSASQNEVASFTALATDMTIEDLSWYVDNTVAKEILSIPGTSGVSRNGGVNREIRVIVDPAKLQALGITASQVNQQLRAVNLNAAGGKAEISGSEQSVRVLGNARNAYDLGQTQIALSGGRTVRLADIAQVKDLYAEQTSFARFNGQQVLTFDISRAKGASDVSIYHAAEEKLAELEKRYPKIQFKLLSNTTSKYAEAQYHSAIEALLEGAALAVLIVFLFLRDWRATIISALAIPLSAIPSFWFMDLMGFTLNQMTLLALSLVAGVLVDDAIVEIENIVRHMRMGKSAYQASIDAADEIGLAVLATTMSIVAVFLPVGLMPGISGQFFKNFGLTVVAAVLMSLAVARMLTPMIAAYFLKAQGHAEHGGGWLMDGYIRVLKWTMLHRWSAIVGSAVALGLTVWMFMILPMTFQPTQDQDSVQANIEMVPGTTLEQTDRVVTHVAQILREQPIVRDVYARTFVGNGRVTALLADKRDMTSDQFQKSMDKTLAAIPDARVTFRSQGGWGGGGRDISIVLGGEDPELLTKTANQLVGEMAKLNTLVAPRVSGDLNRPEIVIKPRLDLAASMGVTTQALSQAIRIATLGDIDQNSAKFSLSDRQIPIRVAIDEDSRARLSTIQNLAVATSTGGSVPLRVVADISFGAGPTRIQRLNQQRRLVVGADLAVDPKTGKPFVSGIAMQQIADLPLMKNLPMGVSELKVGSAKWQAEMIQNFIIAVIAGVFLVFAVLVLLYRRFVSPLVNMGSLMLAPLGGLLALWATGNPVSLPVYIGLLMLLGIVAKNSILLVDFALEEMEKGVPKVAAIIDAGHKRAQPIVMTTVAMVAGMVPTAMGAGDASWRSPMGITVIGGLILSTVLTLLIVPAAFSLALGVEQWLGPKLSRRLLTYRPGDDGRLVAPVAGTIEHKPGSDAPHPAE; the protein is encoded by the coding sequence ATGAGCTTTCGCAATATCTCGGCCTGGTGCATCCGCAACCCGGTTCCGCCGATCGTGCTGTTCATCGCGCTGACCGTCGCAGGGCTGGTCAGCTTCATGCGGATGGACGTCAACAACGATCCGGATATCGATTTCCCGATCGTCTGGGTCTCGATCAGCCAGCCGGGCGCCGCGCCCAGCGAGCTGGAGACGCAGATCACCCAGAAGGTCGAAGCTGCGGTCCGCAGCCTTCAGGGGATCGACCAGATCGAATCGACGGTGAGCGAAGGCAACGCCCAGACGGTGATCCAGCTCGCGATCGGCACCCCGATCGACCGCGCCGTCACCGATGTGCGCGACGCGATCTCGCAGATTCGCGGCGACCTGCCCGAAGGCATCCTCGAGCCGCAGGTCGGCCGCGTCGACAGCGCGTCGCAGAACGAAGTCGCCAGCTTTACTGCGCTCGCCACCGACATGACGATCGAAGACCTGAGCTGGTATGTCGACAACACCGTGGCGAAGGAAATCCTGTCGATCCCCGGCACCTCCGGGGTCAGCCGCAACGGCGGGGTCAATCGCGAAATCCGGGTGATCGTCGATCCCGCCAAGCTCCAGGCGCTGGGCATCACTGCCAGCCAGGTCAACCAGCAGCTCCGCGCGGTCAACCTCAACGCCGCGGGCGGCAAGGCAGAGATTTCGGGCTCCGAACAATCGGTGCGCGTGCTCGGCAATGCGCGCAATGCCTATGACCTCGGCCAGACCCAGATCGCGCTGAGCGGTGGGCGCACCGTGCGGCTGGCGGACATCGCGCAGGTGAAGGACCTCTACGCCGAGCAGACTTCGTTCGCGCGGTTCAACGGCCAGCAGGTGCTGACCTTCGACATCAGCCGGGCCAAGGGCGCCTCCGACGTCAGCATCTATCACGCCGCCGAGGAAAAGCTCGCCGAGCTGGAGAAGCGCTACCCCAAGATCCAGTTCAAGCTGCTGTCGAACACGACCAGCAAATATGCCGAAGCGCAATATCACTCGGCGATCGAGGCGCTGCTCGAAGGGGCCGCGCTGGCGGTGCTGATCGTGTTCCTGTTCCTGCGCGACTGGCGCGCGACGATCATCTCGGCGCTGGCGATCCCGCTGTCGGCGATCCCCAGCTTCTGGTTCATGGACCTGATGGGCTTCACTCTCAACCAGATGACGCTCCTTGCGCTCAGCCTGGTCGCGGGTGTGCTGGTTGATGACGCGATCGTCGAGATCGAGAATATCGTGCGGCACATGCGGATGGGCAAATCGGCCTATCAGGCATCGATCGACGCCGCCGACGAAATCGGGCTGGCGGTGCTCGCCACCACCATGTCGATCGTCGCGGTGTTCCTGCCGGTGGGCCTGATGCCGGGCATCTCCGGCCAGTTCTTCAAGAATTTCGGCCTCACCGTCGTCGCCGCGGTGCTGATGAGCCTTGCCGTCGCGCGCATGCTGACGCCGATGATCGCCGCCTATTTCCTGAAGGCCCAGGGCCATGCGGAACATGGCGGCGGCTGGCTGATGGACGGCTATATCCGCGTGCTCAAATGGACGATGCTGCATCGCTGGTCGGCGATCGTCGGCAGCGCGGTGGCGCTGGGGCTGACGGTGTGGATGTTCATGATCCTGCCGATGACCTTCCAGCCGACGCAGGACCAGGACAGCGTCCAGGCCAATATCGAAATGGTGCCCGGCACCACGCTGGAACAGACCGATCGGGTGGTGACCCATGTCGCGCAGATCCTGCGCGAGCAGCCGATCGTGCGCGACGTCTATGCCCGCACCTTCGTCGGCAATGGTCGCGTCACCGCGCTGCTGGCCGACAAGCGCGACATGACCAGCGACCAGTTCCAGAAATCGATGGACAAGACGCTGGCGGCGATCCCCGATGCGCGCGTCACCTTCCGCTCGCAGGGCGGCTGGGGCGGCGGCGGGCGCGACATTTCGATCGTGCTGGGCGGCGAAGACCCCGAACTGCTGACCAAGACCGCCAATCAGCTGGTGGGCGAGATGGCCAAGCTCAATACGCTGGTCGCGCCGCGCGTCTCGGGCGATCTCAACCGGCCCGAAATCGTCATCAAGCCGCGGCTCGATCTTGCCGCCAGCATGGGCGTGACGACGCAGGCGCTAAGCCAGGCGATCCGCATCGCGACGCTGGGCGACATCGACCAGAACAGCGCCAAATTCTCGCTGTCCGATCGCCAGATCCCGATCCGCGTGGCGATCGACGAGGATTCGCGTGCGCGCCTGTCCACCATCCAGAACCTGGCGGTGGCCACCTCCACCGGCGGATCGGTGCCGCTGCGCGTCGTCGCCGATATCAGCTTCGGCGCCGGTCCCACCCGCATCCAGCGCCTGAACCAGCAGCGTCGCCTGGTGGTGGGCGCCGATCTGGCGGTCGACCCCAAGACCGGCAAGCCGTTCGTCTCGGGCATCGCGATGCAGCAGATCGCCGATCTGCCGCTGATGAAGAACCTGCCGATGGGCGTCAGCGAGCTGAAGGTGGGCAGCGCCAAATGGCAGGCGGAGATGATCCAGAACTTCATCATCGCAGTGATTGCAGGCGTGTTCCTGGTCTTTGCGGTGCTGGTGCTGCTCTATCGCCGCTTCGTCTCGCCGCTGGTCAACATGGGCTCGCTGATGCTGGCGCCGCTGGGCGGGCTGCTTGCGCTGTGGGCGACGGGCAACCCGGTCTCGCTGCCGGTCTATATCGGCCTGCTGATGCTGCTCGGTATCGTCGCCAAGAACTCGATCCTGCTCGTCGATTTCGCGCTGGAAGAGATGGAGAAGGGCGTGCCCAAGGTCGCGGCGATCATCGATGCCGGGCACAAGCGCGCGCAGCCGATCGTGATGACCACGGTGGCGATGGTCGCGGGCATGGTGCCCACTGCGATGGGCGCGGGCGACGCTTCGTGGCGCTCGCCGATGGGGATCACCGTGATCGGCGGGCTGATCCTGTCGACCGTGCTGACGCTGCTGATCGTCCCCGCCGCGTTCAGCCTGGCGCTGGGGGTGGAGCAGTGGCTGGGGCCGAAGCTGTCGCGCCGGCTGCTCACCTATCGCCCCGGCGACGACGGGCGACTGGTCGCCCCCGTTGCCGGAACGATCGAGCACAAGCCGGGAAGCGACGCACCGCACCCCGCGGAGTGA
- a CDS encoding DUF445 domain-containing protein, whose amino-acid sequence MTLARAPRPIEPVAPGLRRMRLVATGLLVAMAATFLAARHFAPLHPAIGFVRAFAEAAMVGGLADWFAVTALFRHPLGLPIPHTAIIPRNKDRIAGTLAAFLRDNFLTAHVVARRMRGVDVARAAGRWLANPPEANGRIGSGAARLAADMLEALDQERLGGMAKGAIAARLRAIEIAPLLGQALTAAMANDRHLPLLDGMIRWASRTLAANEHLIRDIVHSRAGSVMRWTGLDETLANKIIEGLHKLITEMADDPAHPLRIRAEEGLAQFAQDLQAKPELRAKVEGFKVEMLENQAFQHWIDGLWESSRAALLRLARDPERALGGKLGEALRQFGATLQDDARLADTINRFARRAAVGAASDYGDGIVRLVSDTIRGWDARTVTGRLENAVGRDLQYIRVNGTLVGGLVGVAIHAVDTLL is encoded by the coding sequence GTGACCCTAGCGCGCGCTCCCCGCCCCATCGAACCCGTCGCCCCCGGGCTGCGCCGCATGCGGCTGGTCGCGACCGGGCTGCTCGTCGCGATGGCGGCGACCTTCCTCGCCGCGCGCCACTTCGCGCCGCTCCACCCCGCGATCGGCTTTGTCCGCGCCTTTGCCGAGGCGGCGATGGTCGGCGGGCTCGCCGACTGGTTCGCGGTGACCGCGCTGTTCCGCCATCCGCTCGGGCTGCCGATCCCGCACACGGCGATCATCCCGCGCAACAAGGATCGCATCGCCGGCACGCTCGCGGCGTTCCTGCGCGACAATTTCCTCACCGCGCATGTCGTCGCGCGGCGGATGCGCGGCGTCGATGTCGCGCGCGCCGCGGGCCGCTGGCTCGCCAACCCGCCCGAGGCGAATGGCCGCATCGGCAGCGGCGCGGCGCGGCTCGCGGCCGACATGCTGGAGGCGCTCGACCAGGAGCGGCTGGGCGGCATGGCCAAGGGCGCGATCGCCGCGCGGCTGCGCGCGATCGAAATCGCGCCGCTGCTGGGCCAGGCGCTGACTGCGGCGATGGCGAACGACCGCCATCTGCCGCTGCTCGACGGCATGATCCGCTGGGCATCGCGCACGCTCGCCGCCAACGAGCATCTGATCCGCGACATCGTCCATTCGCGCGCGGGTTCGGTGATGCGCTGGACCGGGCTCGACGAGACGCTCGCGAACAAGATCATCGAGGGGCTGCACAAGCTGATCACCGAAATGGCGGACGATCCCGCCCACCCCCTGCGCATCCGCGCCGAGGAAGGGCTGGCCCAGTTCGCGCAGGACCTCCAGGCCAAGCCCGAGCTGCGCGCCAAGGTCGAGGGCTTCAAGGTCGAGATGCTCGAGAACCAGGCGTTCCAGCATTGGATCGACGGCCTGTGGGAATCGAGCCGCGCCGCGCTGCTCCGGCTGGCGCGCGATCCCGAGCGCGCGCTTGGCGGCAAGCTTGGCGAGGCACTGCGCCAGTTCGGCGCGACGTTGCAGGACGATGCCCGGCTCGCCGATACGATCAACCGCTTCGCCCGGCGCGCCGCGGTCGGCGCAGCGTCGGATTATGGCGACGGCATCGTCCGGCTGGTGTCGGACACGATCCGCGGCTGGGATGCGCGGACCGTGACCGGGCGGCTGGAGAATGCAGTCGGCCGCGACCTGCAATATATCCGAGTCAACGGCACCTTGGTCGGCGGGCTCGTCGGCGTGGCGATCCACGCCGTCGACACCCTGCTCTGA
- a CDS encoding pyridoxamine 5'-phosphate oxidase family protein, which yields MPKTLVDIAEMMKDIDFAMLSTHSEGGTIAARPMSNNRDVAYDGDNWFFTSADTRLVADIEANPVVGLGFQGKAGLLGMKPVFVSIEGHAELIRDKAQFEAHWNPDLERWFEQGVDTPGLTLIHVHGDRAHYWDGEDQGDLVLAGANPDTVATATG from the coding sequence ATGCCCAAGACTCTCGTCGATATCGCCGAAATGATGAAGGACATCGATTTCGCGATGCTCTCCACGCACAGCGAGGGCGGCACGATCGCCGCGCGCCCGATGAGCAACAACCGCGACGTCGCCTATGACGGCGACAATTGGTTCTTCACCAGCGCCGACACCAGGCTGGTCGCCGATATCGAAGCCAATCCGGTCGTCGGGCTGGGCTTTCAGGGCAAGGCCGGGCTGCTGGGGATGAAGCCGGTGTTCGTGTCGATCGAGGGTCATGCCGAGCTGATCCGCGACAAGGCGCAGTTCGAGGCGCATTGGAATCCCGACCTGGAGCGGTGGTTCGAACAGGGCGTCGACACGCCGGGGCTGACGCTCATCCATGTCCATGGCGACCGCGCGCATTATTGGGATGGCGAGGATCAGGGCGACCTGGTGCTGGCGGGTGCGAACCCCGACACGGTGGCGACGGCGACCGGCTGA
- a CDS encoding HAD family hydrolase: MQHLAIYDMDKTITAAPTWTRFLLHAARMHAAWRLALLPVVGLAGIGYAARLIDRARLKQIAQRLLLGSALTPAALERLAESFAEAEAGTGVLQGARDRIAADRAAGYRLVMATASHGYYAGAIARRLGFDDVIATRARRDGQGRILSLIDGHNCYGPVKLRMIEDWMSEFDIDRAGQHIRAYSDHVSDAPLLEWADEPFAVNAHGPLLAMAAVRGWPVLDWR; this comes from the coding sequence ATGCAGCACCTCGCGATTTACGACATGGACAAGACGATCACCGCGGCGCCGACCTGGACGCGGTTCCTGCTGCACGCCGCGCGGATGCATGCGGCGTGGCGGCTGGCACTGCTGCCTGTCGTCGGGTTGGCGGGGATCGGCTATGCGGCGCGGCTGATCGACCGCGCGCGGCTCAAGCAGATCGCGCAGCGGCTGTTGCTGGGGAGCGCGCTCACCCCCGCCGCGCTCGAGCGGCTGGCCGAGAGCTTTGCCGAGGCCGAGGCCGGGACGGGCGTGCTGCAGGGCGCGCGCGACCGGATCGCTGCCGATCGTGCCGCGGGATACCGGCTGGTGATGGCGACGGCCTCGCATGGCTATTATGCTGGCGCGATCGCGCGTCGGCTGGGGTTTGACGACGTGATCGCGACCCGGGCGCGGCGCGACGGGCAGGGCAGGATTTTGTCTCTCATCGACGGGCATAACTGTTACGGCCCCGTAAAGCTCCGCATGATCGAGGATTGGATGTCGGAATTCGACATCGACCGGGCGGGCCAGCATATCCGCGCCTATTCGGACCATGTCTCGGACGCGCCGCTGCTCGAATGGGCCGACGAGCCGTTCGCAGTGAACGCGCACGGACCGCTGCTGGCGATGGCCGCCGTGCGGGGGTGGCCGGTGCTCGACTGGCGCTGA
- a CDS encoding MlaE family ABC transporter permease: MKGSADFEKIDSDGSATLRFTGNLSLACLHDLPQRLNAVEGKIDRLDMRDVERIDTVGAWLIHRFARDHESQIEGLQPDEQNLVEQVAAAERPIELPRRPVSPFTRVLGEVGAAVATAGHTMYGLLGFLGATLIAFWNVATHPRRFRFNATVQRFEVVGVSALGIIGLMSFLIGIVIAQQGAVQLRQFGAEVYTINLVGRLTLRELGVLMTAIMVAGRSGSAFAAQIGTMKLTEEIDAMRTIGVSPMEALVVPRTLAVVLMMPLLGFYASLISILGGCLLCWISLDIPPVTFIQRIREVVPLTDLWVGLVKAPVFGLIIAISGCFQGMQVEADAEQVGHRTTVAVVQAIFLVIVLDAFFAVFFSEVGWI, from the coding sequence ATGAAGGGAAGCGCCGACTTCGAGAAGATCGATTCCGACGGAAGCGCCACGCTGCGCTTCACCGGAAACCTGTCGCTGGCGTGCCTGCACGACCTGCCCCAGCGGCTCAACGCCGTCGAGGGCAAGATCGACCGGCTCGACATGCGCGATGTCGAGCGGATCGACACGGTCGGCGCCTGGCTGATCCACCGTTTCGCGCGCGACCATGAGTCGCAGATCGAAGGGCTTCAGCCCGACGAACAGAATCTGGTCGAACAGGTCGCGGCCGCTGAACGCCCGATTGAGTTGCCTCGCCGCCCAGTCTCGCCGTTCACGCGCGTGCTGGGCGAAGTGGGCGCCGCCGTGGCGACTGCCGGGCATACCATGTACGGGCTGCTGGGGTTTCTCGGCGCGACGCTAATCGCCTTCTGGAACGTCGCCACCCATCCGCGCCGCTTCCGCTTCAACGCGACCGTCCAGCGCTTCGAAGTCGTCGGAGTCTCGGCGCTCGGCATTATCGGGCTGATGAGTTTCCTGATCGGCATCGTCATCGCGCAGCAGGGCGCGGTGCAGCTTCGCCAGTTCGGGGCGGAGGTCTATACGATCAACCTGGTCGGGCGGCTGACGCTGCGCGAACTGGGTGTGCTGATGACCGCGATCATGGTTGCCGGGCGCTCGGGCTCGGCCTTTGCCGCGCAGATCGGCACGATGAAGCTGACCGAGGAAATCGATGCGATGCGCACGATCGGCGTCTCCCCGATGGAGGCGCTGGTCGTACCGCGCACGCTGGCGGTGGTGCTGATGATGCCGCTGCTGGGCTTTTACGCGTCGCTGATTTCGATTCTGGGGGGCTGTCTGCTGTGCTGGATCAGCCTCGACATTCCGCCGGTTACCTTCATCCAGCGTATCCGCGAAGTCGTGCCCCTGACCGATTTGTGGGTGGGGTTGGTCAAGGCGCCGGTGTTCGGGCTGATCATCGCGATCTCGGGTTGTTTCCAGGGGATGCAGGTCGAAGCCGATGCCGAGCAGGTCGGCCACCGCACCACCGTCGCGGTGGTGCAGGCGATCTTCCTCGTCATCGTGCTCGACGCCTTTTTCGCGGTGTTTTTCAGCGAAGTGGGCTGGATATGA
- a CDS encoding ABC transporter ATP-binding protein has protein sequence MMARREREEIVISVRGLRNGFGDQIVHDGLDLDVRRGEILGVVGGSGTGKSVLMRSIVGLQTPLAGEIQVFGENTIGREETEAIAIRKRWGVLFQGGALFSTLTVSENVQVPIKEFYPRIDAALLQEIAAYKVVMSGLSPDAGPKYPAELSGGMKKRAGLARALALDPELLFLDEPTAGLDPIGAAAFDELTASLQKTLGLTVFLITHDLDTLYAICDRVAVLADKRVIAVGTIDELLALDHPWIQEYFNGPRGRAAVASAERAQPRT, from the coding sequence ATGATGGCGCGCCGCGAACGCGAGGAAATTGTCATTTCGGTGCGCGGGCTGCGCAACGGATTCGGCGACCAGATTGTCCATGACGGCCTCGACCTCGACGTGCGCCGGGGCGAAATCCTGGGCGTGGTCGGCGGATCGGGCACCGGCAAGTCGGTGCTGATGCGATCGATCGTGGGCTTGCAGACTCCGCTGGCGGGCGAAATCCAGGTGTTCGGCGAGAACACGATCGGGCGCGAGGAGACCGAGGCGATTGCGATCCGCAAGCGCTGGGGCGTGTTGTTCCAGGGCGGGGCGCTGTTCTCGACGCTGACCGTGTCGGAGAATGTCCAGGTCCCGATCAAGGAATTCTATCCCAGGATCGACGCCGCGCTGCTCCAGGAGATCGCGGCGTATAAGGTCGTGATGAGCGGGCTTTCGCCCGATGCTGGCCCCAAATATCCGGCCGAGCTTTCGGGCGGCATGAAGAAGCGCGCCGGGCTCGCCCGTGCGCTCGCGCTCGATCCCGAGTTGCTGTTCCTCGATGAGCCCACTGCGGGGCTCGATCCGATCGGGGCGGCGGCGTTCGACGAGCTGACGGCCTCGCTCCAGAAGACGCTGGGGCTGACCGTGTTCTTGATCACCCATGATCTGGATACGCTCTACGCGATCTGCGATCGGGTCGCGGTGCTCGCCGACAAACGCGTGATTGCCGTGGGAACCATCGACGAGTTGCTCGCGCTGGACCATCCGTGGATCCAGGAATATTTCAACGGACCGCGCGGACGCGCCGCGGTTGCCAGCGCCGAGCGGGCGCAACCAAGGACATGA
- a CDS encoding MlaD family protein: METRSNHVLVGAVVLILLAVLALFIVWLAQLSGGNDREYDIFYKQSVDGLSAGSQVTFSGVPSGQVKEIAFWQPDPSLVRVRISVKPEVPILEGTTASIQGSFTGPSSVQLDGATKGAPPIECPRERPRAACPLGVPVIPTKTGGLGALLSSAPRLLERISTLTERLGTLLDDKNQASISGILSNTNRLTKSLADRGPEIAATLAETRTAIQQFGNATEQIGTLAATTNGVLSDDVRPTIANLNRTIASARKSMETLDATIGDARPGVQMLSKKTIPEIGQLVQDLRVMSTSLASVAEKLDQGGASSLVGSPKLPDYKPSKK; this comes from the coding sequence ATGGAAACGCGATCGAACCATGTCCTCGTGGGCGCCGTGGTGCTCATCCTCCTGGCGGTGCTGGCGCTGTTCATCGTCTGGCTGGCGCAGCTGAGCGGCGGCAACGACCGCGAATATGATATTTTCTACAAGCAATCGGTCGACGGGCTGAGCGCAGGATCGCAGGTGACCTTCTCCGGCGTGCCCTCGGGGCAGGTCAAGGAAATCGCGTTCTGGCAACCCGATCCCAGCCTTGTCCGGGTGCGGATCAGCGTGAAGCCCGAGGTGCCGATCCTGGAGGGTACGACGGCGTCGATCCAGGGCAGCTTCACCGGGCCGAGCTCGGTTCAGCTTGACGGCGCGACCAAGGGTGCCCCGCCGATCGAGTGCCCGCGCGAACGTCCCCGCGCGGCGTGTCCGCTGGGGGTGCCGGTGATCCCGACCAAGACCGGCGGACTGGGCGCGCTGCTCAGCTCGGCGCCGCGCCTGCTGGAGCGGATTTCGACGCTGACCGAGCGTCTCGGCACGTTGCTCGATGACAAGAACCAGGCGTCGATCTCTGGAATATTGTCCAATACCAACAGGTTGACTAAATCTCTCGCCGATCGCGGGCCGGAGATTGCGGCAACGCTGGCGGAAACGCGCACCGCGATTCAGCAGTTCGGCAACGCGACCGAACAGATCGGCACGCTGGCGGCGACGACCAACGGCGTCCTGTCCGACGACGTGCGGCCCACGATCGCCAACCTCAACCGCACGATCGCATCGGCGCGCAAGAGTATGGAAACGCTCGACGCGACGATCGGCGACGCGCGACCGGGCGTCCAGATGCTGAGCAAGAAGACGATCCCCGAGATCGGCCAGCTGGTCCAGGACCTGCGCGTGATGTCGACATCGCTCGCGTCGGTCGCCGAGAAGCTCGATCAGGGCGGCGCATCCAGCCTGGTCGGGTCGCCCAAGCTGCCCGACTATAAGCCCAGCAAAAAGTGA